The genome window CAAATAAAAAATATCAGGGACGCCCGTGGTTTTTTAAAGGGGATGAATACCGATATTGAAAGAGAAGGAGATAGGCTTTGAACCTGGTCGATTCATCTGGTTGGCTGGAATACTTTGTCGATGGAAAAAACGCAAAATTCTTTGCACCTGTTATCGAAGATACTGAGAACCTGATAGTATCAGTAATAAATATTTATGAAATTTATAAGAAAATACTGATCGAAAAAGATGAAAATAAAGCACTTCAATCGGTTAGTTTAATGCAGCAGGCTAAAATTGTTGAGGTAAATTCATCTATTGCAATCCAGGCAGCAAAACTAAGCAGTTTATTAAAATTACCAATGGCTGATAGCTTAATATATACAACCGCACAAATATTTAATGCTGTTTTATGGACGCAGGACGTAGATTTTAAAAACCTTGAGAATGTTAAATATTTTAAAAAGAGTTAAGACATTTTCAAACAGGATCTCTATTTATTAAAAATCCTTTCTTTAAACATTTACCTTTTGATATTTGACCTTTGAAGTTTCATAACTATAAACTCAACACTTAATTAGTCATTCTTCCTTCTGAGTTCTGTTTTCTGAGTTCTATTGACATGTTCCGACTAAAAACTATTTCCTTCATCTTTTAACTTTCGGCTTGTAACTTGCAACTAATTTCTTCCTTCTGTTTTCTGATTTCTATCTTTTGACTTTTTTTAACTCAAAACTCGATTAGTCTTGTGTCTTAACTCAAAACTAATAACTCAAAACTAAAAACTGAATAGTGCTCAACACTAAAAACTAAATTAGTGCTCAAAACTAACTATGAAGAGTATTGTAAAAGAAAAATCTTTTCAATTCGCATTAAGTATAGTGGCTTTGTATAAAAAATTGATAAATGATAATGAATATGTAATCTCTAAGCAATTATTAAGAAGCGGAACAAGTATTGGTGCAAATGTAGAAGAAGCGCAAGCTGCTCAATCTGGCAAGGAATTTATTTCTAAAATGTCCATCGCTTCAAAAGAAGCTCGTGAAAGTAACTACTGGCTTAGACTTTTAAATGAATCACAATTAACTAAAATAAATTTAGAAAACTATATCAAAGACTCAGAAGAAATTATCAAGTTGTTAACTTCAATAGTAAAAACAACGCAACAAAAACTCAATTAATTCTTAGTTTTTAGTTTTAAGTCTTTAGTTATCTTCTTTCAACTCAAAACTAAACACTAAAAACTCAGCACTAAACACTGAATAAGACTAAACACTAAGAACTCAAAACTAAAAACTGAATAGTGCTCAACACTAAAAACTCTAGCAGTTTTGTCTTTTTACATTTGACGTTTCACTTGTGCCTTTTTCTAACTAAAGACTAAACACTGCACACTCAAAACTTAATTAGTTGTTAGATCTTAGTTTTAAGTCTTTAGTTAAGCTCTCTTAACTAAAAACTCGATTAGTCCTGTGTCTTTTAACTAAAAACTAAACACTCACAACTCAAAACTGAATAAGACTAAACACTCAAAACTTAAAACTAAATAGCGCGCAACTTTATTGAAAAATTAAAACTGAAAAATAATGAATAGAAAAACAATTATAGAAAAATTAAAAGTTTATAAAAGTAAATCGGATTATAGTCATAAAATTAAAGAGTTGGGTCTGTTTGGTTCTTACGCAACAGGAAAAAACGCTACTAAAAGTGATATTGATGTTTTTGTAAAACTTGAGCCTGCTAAAATGTTTGATTTAATCAGTATAAAAAATGATTTAGAAAAGTTGTTTGGTAAAAAAGTAGATATTATCGCTTTAAGAAAATCTATGAATGAATATCTTAAAAATCAAATTAAGCAAAATGGAATTTATGTTTAATCTTGGTCTTGTAAAAGAAGTATTGAGTCAAATTCTTACCGCCACAAACACAATACAAAAAAGAGTCAGATCGATTAAATCACCAGATGATTTTCTAAAAAACGATAGGAATTTAGAGAAACTTGACTCATTATGTATGCTGTTGATTGCTATTGGAGAAAGTATTAAAAATCTTGATAAAATAACACAAAGGACTCTGCTTAAAAAATATCCTGAATTTGAATGGAAAAAGGCTATGGGTATGAGGGACATTATTTCTCATCATTATTTTGACTTGAATAGCGAAGTGGTTTACCAGGTCTGTAAAGAGGAAATTCCTAAACTCAACAAAGTCATAAAAAATATCTACTCCGCAATTTAATAAGTTACGATTGTAATATTATTTTTATTATTAAAAACTCGATTAGTCTTGTGTCTTTTAACTAAAGACTAAACACTCACAACTCAAAACTGAATAAGACTCAACACTAAACACTATAATAGTTGTTAGTTCTTAGTTTTAAGTCTTTAGTTATTCTCTTTTAACTCAATACTCGATTAGTCTTCTGTCTTAACTCAAAACTAATAACTCAACATTAAAAACTGAATAAGGCTCAAAACTCGATTAGTCTTGCGTCTTAACTAAAAACTAATAACTCAACACTAAACACTCTAATTGTTCTTTCGTTTGTCGTTTCTCAATTTTTAACTAAAAACTAAGAACTCAACACTAAAAACTATGGTAGTTCTATTTTTTGACCTCTGACGTTTGACTTTTAATAACTCGTACTTGGTTTAAATGAGAATTTCATTTGTTATAAATCGAAAAAAAATGCTTTTATTTTAAAAAGGGTGTGGAGCAAAATGGAAAAAATTATAAATGTACATATTGAAAAGTTACCCGAAGGATATTACCTTGCAACTTCTGAAGATATTCAGGGATTAGTTGCACAAGGCAGAACTATTTCAGAAACCTTAGAGATTGCGCGAGATGTTGCAAAAAAGATTATGGAAGCTCAAAAAGATACTTCTGGCATTTTAATAGAATTAACTGAAGCCGGAACCAAATTTGACTATCCTCTTGTTGTTGGGTTATAATGGGCAGATTAAGTGGTTATAAGTATCGAGACGTTATTAAAGGTATTAAAAAATTTGGATTTGAGTTTTATAGGCAAGCAGCCGGCAGTCACGAAATCTGGTTCAATCCTTCGACTAAAAGGTTTACTACAATTCCAAATCATTCAGGCGATATACCCGAGGGTACTTTAAGAGCGATACTAAAACAAGCGGATATTACTACAGAGCAATTTCTATCACTTAAAATGAATTAAACTAAAATAGTAGTTAATTTTTAGTTCTTAGCGTCTTAACTCAAAACTAAAAATTCAAAACTAAAAACTAATAACTCAAAACTAAACACTAAATAAGACTAAACACTCACAACTCAAAACTGAATAAGACTAAACACTCAAAACTCTACCTGTTCTATCTTTTGACTATTTTTTAACTAAAAACTAATAACTCAACACTCAAAACTAAAATAGTTGTTAGTTCTTAGTTCTAAGTCTTTAGTTAAGCTCTTTTAACTCAAAACTAAAAATTCAACACTAAAAACTCAATTTGTCTTTCGTCTTAACTAAAAACTTAGAACTTGCCTACCCTGCCTACCCTGCCTACCGCAGGCAGGCGTCAGGCAGGCGCCAGGCAGGCTCAAAACTAAATTGGTTGTTAGTTTTAAGTCTTTAGTTATCCTCTTTCAACTCAAAACTAATAACTCAAATCTAAACACTTGAATAGTGCTCAAAATCGCAGCAAAGCGTAGATCCCGTGAATCGGGACTAAAAACTCTATTAGTTTTGTCTTTTCGTTTATCATCTGTCGTTTTACGTTTCATAAATTCATAACTTACCTGCTTAATTTATCTGCTTTTTATAAAGGCAGGAATGAAGTAGGAATAAAAAAGATGAGACAAAAAATATATATTGATACTTCAGTTATTGGGGGTTATTTTGATGAAGAATTCAAAGCGGTATCAAGAAAATTTTTTAAACGGTTGGAACAAAAAGAAATTATTTTTGTCCTGTCGGATTTATTAAATCTTGAGTTAATAAATGCACCAAGAAGGGTAAGGGAACTTCTTAATAAATTTCCTAAAAACTGTTTTGAGTATGTTATATTTACTGAAGAAGCAGCAGATTTAGCCGACAAATATGTAACTGAAGGTGTTGTTGGTAAAACTAGTATCGAAGATTGTCGTCATATTGCTTTAGCATCCATTAACAGGGTAAATGTTTTAGCGAGTTGGAATTTTAAACACATTGTAAATTTGGAAAAAATTAATGGTTATAACTCCGTAAACATAAAATCAGGCTACGGCATTTTAGAAATCAGGAGTCCAAAGGAATTGATTCATTATGGAAACAAAGAGCAAGATTAAAAGAAAACATAATTTTGATAAAAATTTTGATGCAGTGCAAATGATGTGTGATATCCGTGATAAAATAAGTTTCGAAACGCAGAATATGTCTTTTGAACAATTGAAACAATATATACAAAACAAATTAAAAACAGACTCAGTTATTAACCTGCAAATAAAAGATAACTAAAACATACTCTGGTAAAGTTGAAAAAAAGTGTAAATATAAATTTGTGTTAAAGTTTATAATGCTGCATTGTTTAGAAAGTAAATTTATTAATTTTTAATCATAAATGAGTCCGGTCTAAAAAGCTAATATTGCCCAATTGTCATTCCCACGAACCTGCCTGCAGTAGGCAAGCCTGCCAGCGGTAGGCGGGAGTGGGAATCTATTGCAGTTATAAATGTTGTTGGATTCCCGCTTGCCTGCTGCAAGCAGGTTTTCACGCATAGGCGTCAACTTAAGGATATCAATTACTGATTAATTAATTGCTAATTATTTTATTTTTCGGTTTAATAAGCATTTTTTATTATATCATGCCTACGGCATTTTGCTCTATTTATTCTTTCTGTTTCTACAATTATATCATCCCTCTGGGATGAAGAAATATACATCCCGA of Ignavibacteriales bacterium contains these proteins:
- a CDS encoding type II toxin-antitoxin system VapC family toxin, with product MNLVDSSGWLEYFVDGKNAKFFAPVIEDTENLIVSVINIYEIYKKILIEKDENKALQSVSLMQQAKIVEVNSSIAIQAAKLSSLLKLPMADSLIYTTAQIFNAVLWTQDVDFKNLENVKYFKKS
- a CDS encoding four helix bundle protein, whose protein sequence is MKSIVKEKSFQFALSIVALYKKLINDNEYVISKQLLRSGTSIGANVEEAQAAQSGKEFISKMSIASKEARESNYWLRLLNESQLTKINLENYIKDSEEIIKLLTSIVKTTQQKLN
- a CDS encoding nucleotidyltransferase domain-containing protein, giving the protein MNRKTIIEKLKVYKSKSDYSHKIKELGLFGSYATGKNATKSDIDVFVKLEPAKMFDLISIKNDLEKLFGKKVDIIALRKSMNEYLKNQIKQNGIYV
- a CDS encoding DUF86 domain-containing protein, with the protein product MFNLGLVKEVLSQILTATNTIQKRVRSIKSPDDFLKNDRNLEKLDSLCMLLIAIGESIKNLDKITQRTLLKKYPEFEWKKAMGMRDIISHHYFDLNSEVVYQVCKEEIPKLNKVIKNIYSAI
- a CDS encoding type II toxin-antitoxin system HicA family toxin, coding for MGRLSGYKYRDVIKGIKKFGFEFYRQAAGSHEIWFNPSTKRFTTIPNHSGDIPEGTLRAILKQADITTEQFLSLKMN